The genome window CAGTTGATGGGCTTCCGAAGCCGACAGCGTCCGGGCGCGCAGGCACAAATCCAGTACGGTCCGGGCAGGCATGATTTCCAACAAACTAGCCATCACCTGAAACGGAAACAGCCCACGTTTGACCTCGGGCAAGCTAAACGTCGCGCTTTCTGCCGCTACAACGTGCGTACAACCGCCAACCAACAGGAATCCCCCCGCATACACCGGCCCCTGAATACGACCAATGCAAGGCTTGTGCAGCCCCGCCATAAGCTCGCCGAGTTTTACGGGCTCCGCAGGTTCCGGCACGGTTGTTGGTTCTACTTCACCATTGGAAAGGCTTTTCAAATCCATTCCCGCACAGAATGTATCTCCTGCCGCCGCTAATACGATCAGCCAGACGTCTTTTTCATGATGCGCATACGTCAACGAAAAAGCCAGTTCATTGATCAGCGTTGGGTTTAAGGCGTTCTTTTTTTCGGGACGATTCAAGGTGACGGTCAGTACATGATCTGCCAGCGTAGTTTGCAGATACCGTAAGGAATACGTCGAAAAAGCAGCGGTTTGATCGGGGGTGTAAAGCATAGCCAGGATATAAACTACCAAACAATAAATTGCAGCAAAGAAAGGACTTCTTCGTATATAAATATACGCTTTTTCGGCGTTTAGGGTCTGTAATCCGCGCACACTTCCCTGTCCTCCTTATGAAATATCCCTTTACGTTGCTGGTGTTGCTGGCTATGGCGAACCACGCATTTGGCACCCATATTCTAGGCGGCTATATTCAGGCAAAGCGTGTTTCGCCGACCAACCTCACTT of Tellurirhabdus bombi contains these proteins:
- a CDS encoding enoyl-CoA hydratase-related protein, with the translated sequence MLYTPDQTAAFSTYSLRYLQTTLADHVLTVTLNRPEKKNALNPTLINELAFSLTYAHHEKDVWLIVLAAAGDTFCAGMDLKSLSNGEVEPTTVPEPAEPVKLGELMAGLHKPCIGRIQGPVYAGGFLLVGGCTHVVAAESATFSLPEVKRGLFPFQVMASLLEIMPARTVLDLCLRARTLSASEAHQLGLVTEFVKKEDLDAAVSQLVTDLKKYSPAAMQAGLRAYQQLKAIPRAEQQAYLHEQFRQIQQTADAKEGMAAFLEKRPPNWLGE